The Diceros bicornis minor isolate mBicDic1 chromosome 14, mDicBic1.mat.cur, whole genome shotgun sequence genome segment TGTTAAGGGCAttttcatgtttatattttttagcaCAAAATTGTACAACTTCTCTCATAACTCCTGAGTAGTAAGTTTTCATCCTTGAAGCTGAAAAAAGTAGTCCCAAAACCTAAATTCAAGATAAAACTATACAAAATAACTTGCGAACTGAGAACTTAGacttgatttagagaaagcagaCATATTTTCACTTCTATCATGATTATTTTCAGTTTCCTATGAGATTGAGTGTGAAAGTGTATGGCACAATATTCTTAATGTTATAAATTTTTTCTCTACtgtacagaaatatatatataattatatatcacTTTAcagtatttcaaaatattttcacatatattatctcctGAGAGATATGAAAGCACAAAACATTAGAAATGCACTAGACTAGCCCAGCAGTATAACATCTATTTGCTGTGAAATGCAAGATAGTATTTTATCAGCAGCCAATATTTAGTATTCTCACAGTCCATGGCACAATAAAGTCTATATATTTGCAAAGATTCAATAATGTTTCTAGCTATTTGGCCATGCTTCACCACATTTTTATAACAGCTCCTCAGTAAATTTCTGCAAGCatatggtaatttttaaaaatacaaaacattagaGTCAAACCTGGGGGACTGTTTCATATCTaagacacacacagatacatattgatggatcttatttaaaaaactattaaatGTACAAAGTAttcttaatagaaaaaaaatctaaacacatAATTTTTATCTGCAAAAGGAATGACGTCCTCTCACTTTTTCTCCACTGAACAATTCTCTCATAAGTTATTTACATGTAGGAAACATACTGTTACATGtgaatatgcatttaaaaaacaacacGGTGGAAAAAGGCCACTGTTTTAAATGGAAGCAGGCAGTTTTTCCCTTGAGACCAAATATTCTCAAATTAAATGGCACAAGGTAATCAAAGCCATAATTAGGCATAACATTCTAAAAGTTaaattgttggggccggccccatggcttagcggtcaagtacacgcgctccgctactagcggccagggttcggatcccgggcgcggcaccaacgcactgcttctccggccatgctgaggccacgttccacatacagcaactagaaggatgtgcaactgtgacatacaactatctactggggctttggggaaaaaaaaaaaggaggaggattggcaatagatgttagctcagagccggtcttcctcagcaaaaagaggaggattagcacggatgttagctcagggctgatcttcctcacaaaaaaaaataaaaactttaaaaaataaataaataaataagtaaaagttaAATTGTTGAATGAAATGCTTTACTTCTGAGGGGTCTGATATACTACAATTTCTAAGTAATTCAGAGTATATCCTTTTATTTTAGTATCTGTCCActgtttattaacattttaacatctggccattaatttttaatattttgcactTAGAAAGCAGTCTGAATACTTTATCATGTATGCAAAATTGGTAGGATATTTTGAATTAATTGTATTCCTACAATTCGGCCTAATGTGAAAACCTCCTCTCATCCCCTAGCCCTGTGGaaatgtttactgagttttttgggGGCACTAGCGGGTACATGgacaaaagaaaccaaaacacaAAAGCAGAATTGTTTCCCCAAATCCCAATGCTCACTTCACAAAACAGTGGGAAGCAAAAATTGGCATATTACGGGaaccaaaagaaaatattctataaTGTATTTATTGGAATATGACATACAACATGAGTGTTACTAACATTCATACTAAAAAGTCAGGTTTGAGCAACTGTGATGGTTCACGTAAActttaaagcaataaaatcatatttataaAGACATATTATCGGTGTGTTTATTTTCTAGAAATCCTCTGCTGAAAATCCTCTGATCGATAACAGTAATAGAAGATGATGTGAtgtgattaaaaaataggaaCTAGTAAAAATTCTCTGGGGGTTAAAGTGAATAGAACTTTTCATAAAAGCCTCAGAGACATACAAAAGCCAATTTCTTTCCAAATGAAATAAAGTGAAATTTTCTTCAATTAATTTCTTTAACTATATTTGTGCATATGCTTTGAAGTTCTCATCACAATGTTTCTGATTGTTTTCTGATGTGTAATAATAATGAGTAATAATATTACATTATACAGAATAAAATTACTTGCTCTTAACCAATATTAACAGATTAAGTGCTTACTAATACTcaatatatgtaatttcaaatctGTTCTCAATTTCAAAGTTTGACAACTTAGAGATGCatcaaattgtattttttttaaaaaaagatacactGTGGACTAAGCAATATTATTAATTTCATAGTCCACGTAACACTGAGATATTCACGGTTTTAGAAACCACTGACTGGTTTCCAGTGCTAGAGGCATgcgttttattttcctttcttatgtTTTAATTCTTCATGGTCATTTGCATTCAGAAACAAGCAccaaatttatatagaacagcCACAGAAAGCAAAAGTCTTCTCTTGGACTTTTGcatcaaaatttgtttttaagcacttaatatagaaaaaacatttttatcattttagacAAAGCAAACTCTTAAAATCATGCAGTTGAAAATCCACCTCCATTCCATTTAAATTTCAATACAGGAGATGATCCACATGGACACTAGAAATGCACGTGCCAGCTAACAAAGACGGCAGAAGGAGGGCACGTgcggagagggaaagaggaaaagtcagTGGCTGGCAGACAGGCTGGGGAGATCTCAGCTCCCCAAGAACATCATCTCgtcagaatttaaaaacaaacatgctGAGGGGTTGTGATGAAACAAACATTACTTTCTGAATACATTTGAGAAGACCAAATTCTTTCttccaacttaaaaaaattaatccataaATCGGGTAACAGTGTGGCCACACAATGCAATTATCCTCTTGACCGTCTTTACGTGGACTGTAATCTCTCAGAAGAATTGGATATATCAAATACTACACGATCATTTCCAGATACATTCAAAATCATTATTGTgtacagaatttaaaaactcacaTCCCAAAAGCGTTACAGAGTACATTCATTCATTGGGTCTTGTCTTAAAACttcatattaaatattaaattgtcatcaaaataaaagcaaataacaaCAAAATGCTTACAACAGAAATCACAGAGAGATGGCTGAAACTTGAAACGTGACCTCATCTCTGTTCCTCAGGATAAACTGTTCATAGTTTTTTCCTCCCTTACCTAAACTGGTGTGTGGGTTTTCTGACAATTCACTGTAAGGCTACCGCATCACAGGAACCTGTATTTCCAGGATTTTCACAATCTGTGCTATCATTTTCACCTTCTGAATCTTTTTCGGCGGGAGATGCACTCTCCTTCTCCTCTGCAGGTTTGTTAACTGTTTTTTCTGGTGGAGAACTTGAGTTCTCAGGGTTCTCAtccttctctgtgtttcctggCTGGGCGTCCCCACCGCCGGGCTCTGAGCCGGGCCCGTCTGTCTCGTCTCCAGGCTCTGGAGGTGCCACCTTTCTTTCCTCGGCTATTTTGCTATTGACTTGAACAGCTGAGGAGGAATTTCTGGAGTCCTTGGATTTCTTGTGCACAGGGGTCTGGCTGTTCTGACCGGAGGCGGGAGGGGCGGCCGGTTTCTGGGCTTTGCCTCCCTCCAAGGGCTCCTTCCTGGGTGGTCCCCAGATAAAATTCTCCGAAGGCCTGTAATGCTTCTGGGCGAACCGCAGGagcttcctcctttctcttctgtctctgatggTATAAACAAAATACTCCAGAGCACTCTGCTTAATATTGGGAATAGTATTTTCCACAAGTGCCTCCTGAAGAATAAATTTTACAAGAGGAGATTTAAAACTTTCATATCCAAGCTCACCAAGGCTTTTAAGAATACGGGTGATTCTTAAATAGTTGTGCTGGGACCTGAAAGAGAGGATTGAATAAAGTGAGGGAGAAGAAATCAGGTGGAGGAAAGCAGGGGATGAACACTAtcggaaaaatattttttacggAACTGTATGCCATGGACAGAAGCCTTGTAATGACTTTATAAAAGTCTTATTAGCTGCCATTAAGAATAAATGAGAAGGTATTACCTTTATACCTCAGTGTAATGCCAATCTGTGTAAAACTTAAGCGTACAATATAAATTCCCCTTGTTTCTTCAGTTcttcatatttgaaaaatatctgaatt includes the following:
- the OGFRL1 gene encoding opioid growth factor receptor-like protein 1 isoform X5 translates to MLGGDCTEATAKPKRSFYAARDLYKYRHQYPVRQNFKDIRYQNDLSNLRFYKNKIPFKPDGVHIEEVLSKWKGDYERLEHNHTYIQWLFPLREQGLNFYAKELTTYEIEEFKKTKEAIRRFLLAYKMMLEFFGMKLTDKTGNVARAANWQERFQHLNESQHNYLRITRILKSLGELGYESFKSPLVKFILQEALVENTIPNIKQSALEYFVYTIRDRRERRKLLRFAQKHYRPSENFIWGPPRKEPLEGGKAQKPAAPPASGQNSQTPVHKKSKDSRNSSSAVQVNSKIAEERKVAPPEPGDETDGPGSEPGGGDAQPGNTEKDENPENSSSPPEKTVNKPAEEKESASPAEKDSEGENDSTDCENPGNTGSCDAVALQ